From Methylobacterium radiodurans, a single genomic window includes:
- a CDS encoding Dps family protein, whose translation MAKAKPVSRIGSDRLNTPTDLNPEDVKKISEGLTVLLSDLFALYIKTKNFHWHVSGPNFRDYHLLLDEQSQQIFAIIDAVGERGRKIGGTVLRSIGQASTLTNVQDNDAEYVGPLDMLKELRDDNKALTARMRELHEVTDEANDVSTTSLLEEWIDQSEERTWFLYETTRNAEAGGH comes from the coding sequence ATGGCCAAGGCCAAGCCCGTCAGCCGGATCGGCAGCGATCGCCTCAACACCCCGACCGATCTGAACCCCGAGGACGTCAAGAAGATCTCTGAGGGTCTGACCGTCCTGCTGTCGGACCTCTTCGCGCTCTACATCAAGACGAAGAATTTCCACTGGCACGTCAGCGGCCCGAACTTCCGCGACTACCACCTGCTCCTCGACGAGCAGTCGCAGCAGATCTTCGCGATCATCGACGCCGTGGGCGAGCGCGGCCGCAAGATCGGCGGTACGGTCCTGCGCTCGATCGGTCAAGCGAGCACGCTGACCAACGTGCAGGACAACGATGCCGAATATGTCGGCCCGCTCGACATGCTCAAGGAGCTGCGGGACGACAACAAGGCGCTCACCGCCCGCATGCGCGAGCTGCACGAGGTCACGGACGAGGCCAACGACGTCTCGACCACGAGCCTGCTGGAGGAGTGGATCGACCAGTCCGAGGAGCGCACGTGGTTCCTCTACGAGACCACCCGGAACGCCGAGGCCGGCGGCCACTGA
- a CDS encoding (deoxy)nucleoside triphosphate pyrophosphohydrolase, translating to MSEPSREPASAAVPLRLLLVVAVALVDRDGRVLVSQRPPGKQLAGLWEFPGGKVEPGERPEATLIRELVEEIGVAVEEPCLAPLTFASHAYESFHLLMPLYVCRRWSGTPRGLEGQALKWVRPGALRDLAMPPADLPLIPFLVDLLGP from the coding sequence ATGAGCGAGCCGTCGCGCGAGCCTGCGAGCGCGGCCGTGCCGCTGCGCCTCCTGCTCGTGGTGGCGGTCGCCCTGGTGGACCGGGACGGGCGCGTGCTGGTGAGCCAGCGCCCGCCCGGCAAGCAGCTCGCCGGTCTCTGGGAGTTTCCCGGCGGCAAGGTCGAGCCCGGCGAGCGGCCGGAGGCGACGCTGATTCGCGAACTCGTCGAGGAGATCGGCGTGGCCGTCGAGGAGCCCTGCCTCGCGCCGCTCACCTTCGCGAGCCACGCCTACGAGAGCTTCCACCTCCTGATGCCGCTCTACGTCTGCCGCCGCTGGTCCGGCACGCCGCGGGGGCTGGAGGGACAGGCGCTGAAATGGGTGCGGCCGGGCGCGCTCCGCGATCTCGCCATGCCGCCGGCCGACCTGCCGCTGATCCCGTTTCTGGTCGACCTCCTCGGGCCCTGA
- a CDS encoding SIMPL domain-containing protein — protein sequence MRAALAGLVLLFAAAPARADDACDHAISVTGRAAASRPPDFAAVTVGVEAKAQSPAAALDAASKAVAGVVALGRDLGVPESDIGTSAVVLEPATRAVTRPNGTVESQADGYRAANAVTIRLADMARLGDLLRRALDAGANRIDSIGFGLNDPEKVDAELQVAAARDARARAAELAEAVGAKLGRLCSLSGSGSAAPPPMPMAAQARMKAPAPGRRVPIAAGTIESRSEVAASFAVAQ from the coding sequence GTGAGGGCGGCGCTCGCCGGCCTCGTCCTCCTGTTCGCCGCCGCACCCGCGCGGGCCGACGATGCCTGCGACCACGCGATCAGCGTCACCGGGCGGGCGGCCGCGAGCCGGCCGCCCGACTTCGCCGCAGTCACCGTCGGCGTCGAGGCGAAGGCGCAGAGCCCGGCCGCCGCCCTCGACGCGGCCTCGAAGGCGGTTGCGGGCGTGGTCGCCCTTGGGCGCGACCTCGGGGTCCCGGAGTCTGACATCGGCACCTCCGCGGTCGTGCTGGAGCCGGCGACCCGCGCCGTCACCCGCCCGAACGGCACCGTCGAGTCTCAAGCAGACGGTTACCGGGCGGCGAACGCGGTCACGATCCGGCTCGCCGACATGGCCCGCCTCGGCGACCTGCTGCGGCGCGCGCTCGATGCCGGCGCGAACCGCATCGATTCGATCGGCTTCGGCCTGAACGATCCCGAGAAGGTCGATGCGGAGCTTCAGGTCGCGGCGGCCAGGGACGCCCGCGCCCGCGCGGCTGAACTCGCCGAGGCTGTCGGCGCCAAGCTCGGGCGCCTGTGCAGCCTGTCGGGCAGCGGCAGCGCAGCGCCGCCGCCCATGCCGATGGCCGCGCAGGCCCGCATGAAGGCTCCGGCGCCCGGCCGCCGCGTCCCGATCGCCGCCGGCACGATCGAGAGCCGCAGCGAGGTCGCGGCCAGCTTCGCGGTCGCGCAATGA
- the argJ gene encoding bifunctional glutamate N-acetyltransferase/amino-acid acetyltransferase ArgJ has product MSSANPPPVSPLAPRTQPELPPVPGVRLATAQAGIRYSGRTDVLYVGLDAGTVPAGVFTRSKCPSAPVDWCREALTGGGARALVVNSGNANAFTGQRGRDSVALTARIAARAASCTETDVFVASTGVIGEPLDATKFEGVLADCAARTQDGPAAWAAAAQAIMTTDTFPKQATRRAEIDGRAVLINGIAKGAGMIAPDMATMLAFVFTDAALPQPVLQALLVEGADNSFNCVTVDGDTSTSDTLMLFATGKAGNAAVADAADPRLVGFRAALDDLLVELAQLVAKDGEGARKFVTVEVTGAESDRSAHHIAMSIANSPLVKTAVAGEDANWGRVVMAVGKAGEPADRDRLAIWFGDVRVAVAGARDPDYSEDAASAVMREQDIRVRVDLGLGEGRARVWTCDLTKAYIEINGDYRS; this is encoded by the coding sequence TTGTCGTCCGCCAATCCGCCGCCCGTCTCGCCGCTCGCGCCCAGGACACAGCCGGAGCTGCCGCCCGTGCCGGGCGTCCGGCTCGCGACCGCGCAGGCCGGCATCCGCTATTCCGGCCGCACCGACGTGCTCTATGTCGGGCTCGACGCCGGCACCGTGCCGGCGGGCGTGTTCACCCGCTCGAAATGCCCGTCGGCGCCGGTCGATTGGTGCCGCGAGGCGCTGACGGGCGGCGGGGCTCGGGCGCTCGTCGTCAATTCCGGCAACGCCAACGCCTTCACGGGGCAGCGGGGCCGCGACTCGGTGGCGCTCACCGCCCGCATCGCCGCGCGGGCCGCGTCCTGCACCGAGACCGACGTCTTCGTCGCCTCGACGGGCGTGATCGGCGAGCCGCTCGACGCCACGAAGTTCGAGGGCGTGCTGGCCGATTGCGCGGCCCGCACGCAGGACGGGCCCGCCGCCTGGGCGGCGGCCGCACAGGCCATCATGACCACCGACACCTTCCCGAAGCAGGCCACGCGCCGCGCGGAGATCGACGGCAGGGCGGTCCTGATCAACGGCATCGCCAAGGGCGCGGGCATGATCGCTCCCGACATGGCGACGATGCTGGCCTTCGTCTTCACCGACGCCGCGCTACCGCAGCCGGTGCTCCAGGCGCTGCTGGTGGAGGGCGCGGACAACAGCTTCAACTGCGTGACAGTCGACGGCGACACCTCGACCTCCGACACCCTGATGCTGTTCGCCACGGGCAAGGCGGGAAACGCGGCGGTGGCGGACGCGGCCGACCCGCGGCTCGTCGGCTTCCGGGCCGCGCTCGACGATCTCCTGGTCGAACTCGCACAGCTCGTCGCCAAGGACGGTGAGGGCGCGCGCAAGTTCGTGACCGTGGAGGTCACGGGCGCCGAGAGCGACCGCTCCGCCCACCACATCGCCATGTCGATCGCCAACTCGCCGCTGGTGAAGACCGCGGTGGCCGGCGAGGACGCGAACTGGGGTCGCGTCGTGATGGCGGTCGGCAAGGCCGGCGAGCCCGCCGACCGCGACCGCCTCGCGATCTGGTTCGGCGACGTGCGCGTCGCGGTCGCCGGCGCGCGCGACCCGGACTACAGCGAGGACGCCGCCAGCGCCGTGATGCGCGAGCAGGACATCCGCGTCCGGGTCGATCTTGGGCTGGGGGAGGGCAGGGCCCGCGTCTGGACCTGCGATCTCACCAAGGCCTACATCGAGATCAACGGGGATTACCGCTCGTGA
- a CDS encoding histidine kinase, with protein sequence MPRVALGSAAIVPVVPPRGCYRVQVLVAARQKRWRDAVSAQIRRTGCQVTTCDNGVDAMAVLALGLPLDVMVVDASLEGRLCCSRLAQEARALRPSLRVVLACDMTEAEREAVELPDALIVAKDHRAGAVASKVREALAVPALAT encoded by the coding sequence ATGCCGCGAGTAGCCCTCGGATCCGCTGCCATCGTCCCGGTCGTCCCGCCCAGGGGATGCTACCGGGTTCAGGTGCTCGTCGCCGCGCGCCAGAAGCGCTGGCGCGACGCCGTCTCCGCCCAGATCCGACGGACCGGCTGTCAGGTCACGACGTGTGACAACGGCGTCGATGCGATGGCCGTGCTCGCCCTCGGGCTTCCCCTCGACGTGATGGTGGTGGACGCCTCCCTGGAGGGGCGGCTGTGTTGCTCGAGGCTGGCGCAGGAGGCCCGGGCGCTGCGCCCCAGCCTGCGCGTCGTGCTGGCCTGCGACATGACCGAGGCCGAGCGCGAGGCAGTCGAATTGCCCGACGCGCTGATCGTGGCGAAGGACCACCGGGCTGGCGCCGTGGCGTCGAAGGTGCGTGAGGCGCTCGCGGTGCCGGCACTGGCTACCTGA
- the leuS gene encoding leucine--tRNA ligase: MTNPTPTERYNAKDAEPRWQAEWAKAKIFETPNEDGRPKYYVLEMFPYPSGRIHMGHVRNYAMGDVVARYKRAKGFNVLHPMGWDAFGLPAENAAMERRVNPRDWTYANIATMRGQLQSMGLSLDWSREIATCDPAYYKHQQRMFLDFLEKGLVTRRTAKVNWDPVDHTVLANEQVIDGRGWRSGALVESRELTQWFFKITDFAEELLGALDGLDRWPEKVRLMQKNWIGKSEGLEVRFALTRAVGGQDTIKQDTIKVYTTRPDTLFGAKFLAVAADHPLAAALAADRPELQGFIEECRRIGTAQAAIDTAEKLGFDTGLTVRHPLDPAWELPVYVANFVLMEYGTGAVFGCPAHDQRDLDFANRYGLGNTPVVCPEDQDPAAFTITDTAYDGDGRMINSRFLDGMTTDEAVEAVANRLEQEILAGEAVASRKVQFRLRDWGVSRQRYWGCPIPIIHCDACGPVPVPVAALPVRLPDEVSFDQPGNPLERDHAWRNVPCPRCGQAARRETDTMDTFVDSSWYFARFTAPWLQDVPTDRAAVDHWLAVDQYIGGIEHAILHLLYARFFTRAMRETGWSGVAEPFAGLFTQGMVVHETYKDEGGAWVPPAEIRFESGEGERRAFHVKTGAPIAIGAIEKMSKSKKNVVDPDDIIASYGADTARWFMLSDSPPERDVIWTEEGVQGAARFVQRVWRLVNAATQAGGDGAADLGLRKAAHRALAGVGEDVERLRFNRCVAQVYTLANALDEGLRGTASRAAATEAAGILVQLIAPMMPHLAEECWQALGRSGLAAQAPWPTVEAALLVEDEITLPVQINGKKRADVTVPRDADAKAVEAATLALEPVQKVLEGRAPRKVIVVPGRIVNLVV, from the coding sequence ATGACGAACCCGACCCCGACCGAGCGCTACAACGCCAAGGATGCCGAGCCGCGCTGGCAGGCGGAATGGGCCAAGGCGAAGATCTTCGAGACGCCGAACGAGGACGGCCGGCCGAAATACTATGTGCTGGAGATGTTCCCCTACCCGTCGGGGCGCATCCACATGGGCCACGTGCGCAACTACGCGATGGGCGACGTGGTGGCTCGCTACAAGCGCGCCAAGGGCTTCAACGTGCTCCACCCGATGGGCTGGGACGCCTTCGGCCTGCCGGCCGAGAACGCCGCCATGGAGAGGCGCGTCAACCCGCGAGACTGGACCTACGCCAACATTGCCACCATGCGCGGCCAGCTCCAGTCCATGGGCCTCTCGCTCGACTGGAGCCGCGAGATCGCGACCTGCGATCCGGCCTATTACAAGCACCAGCAGCGCATGTTCCTCGACTTCCTTGAGAAGGGGCTGGTCACGCGCCGCACCGCGAAGGTGAATTGGGATCCGGTCGATCACACCGTGCTCGCCAACGAGCAGGTGATCGACGGACGCGGCTGGCGCTCGGGCGCGCTGGTCGAGAGCCGCGAGCTGACCCAGTGGTTCTTCAAGATCACCGATTTCGCCGAGGAGCTGCTGGGCGCGCTCGACGGGCTCGATCGCTGGCCGGAGAAGGTCCGGCTGATGCAGAAGAACTGGATCGGCAAGTCCGAGGGGCTCGAAGTCCGCTTCGCGCTCACCCGTGCCGTTGGCGGCCAGGACACGATCAAGCAGGACACGATCAAGGTCTACACGACGCGGCCTGACACGCTGTTCGGCGCGAAGTTCCTGGCGGTCGCGGCCGACCATCCGCTCGCCGCGGCGCTCGCTGCCGACAGGCCGGAGCTGCAGGGCTTCATCGAGGAGTGCCGCCGCATCGGCACCGCCCAGGCGGCGATCGACACGGCCGAGAAGCTCGGGTTCGACACAGGGCTCACCGTGCGCCACCCGCTCGACCCGGCCTGGGAGCTGCCGGTCTACGTCGCGAATTTCGTGCTGATGGAGTACGGCACTGGCGCGGTGTTCGGCTGCCCCGCCCACGACCAGCGCGATCTCGACTTCGCCAATCGGTACGGGCTCGGCAACACGCCGGTGGTCTGCCCCGAGGACCAGGATCCGGCCGCCTTCACGATCACCGACACCGCCTATGACGGCGACGGCCGGATGATCAACTCGCGCTTCCTCGACGGGATGACCACCGACGAGGCCGTCGAGGCGGTGGCGAACCGCCTGGAGCAGGAGATCCTGGCGGGCGAGGCGGTCGCCTCCCGCAAGGTTCAGTTCCGGCTGCGCGACTGGGGCGTCTCGCGCCAGCGCTACTGGGGCTGCCCGATCCCGATCATCCACTGCGACGCCTGCGGCCCGGTGCCGGTGCCCGTGGCCGCCCTGCCGGTGCGGCTGCCCGACGAGGTCTCGTTCGACCAGCCCGGCAACCCGCTGGAGCGCGACCATGCGTGGCGCAACGTGCCCTGCCCGCGCTGCGGACAGGCGGCCCGGCGCGAGACCGACACGATGGACACCTTCGTGGACTCGTCTTGGTACTTCGCCCGCTTCACCGCGCCCTGGCTGCAGGACGTGCCGACCGACCGCGCCGCGGTCGATCACTGGCTCGCGGTCGATCAGTATATCGGCGGCATCGAGCACGCGATCCTGCACCTGCTCTACGCCCGGTTCTTTACCCGCGCGATGCGCGAGACCGGATGGTCAGGCGTGGCCGAGCCGTTCGCCGGCCTGTTCACGCAGGGCATGGTCGTCCACGAGACCTACAAGGACGAAGGCGGCGCCTGGGTGCCGCCCGCCGAGATCCGCTTCGAGAGCGGGGAGGGGGAGCGCCGGGCGTTCCACGTGAAAACCGGTGCGCCGATCGCCATCGGGGCGATCGAGAAGATGTCGAAGTCGAAGAAGAACGTGGTCGACCCCGATGACATCATCGCGAGCTACGGCGCCGACACCGCCCGCTGGTTCATGCTCTCGGATTCGCCGCCTGAGCGCGACGTGATCTGGACGGAGGAGGGGGTGCAGGGCGCCGCCCGCTTCGTTCAGCGGGTCTGGCGCCTCGTGAACGCGGCGACGCAAGCGGGCGGCGACGGCGCAGCGGATCTCGGCCTTCGCAAAGCGGCGCACCGGGCGCTGGCGGGCGTCGGCGAGGATGTCGAGCGCCTGCGCTTCAACCGCTGCGTCGCGCAGGTCTACACGCTCGCCAACGCGCTCGACGAGGGCCTGCGCGGCACTGCATCACGGGCTGCCGCGACGGAGGCGGCCGGCATCCTGGTGCAGCTCATCGCCCCGATGATGCCGCATCTCGCCGAAGAGTGCTGGCAGGCGCTCGGCCGCTCGGGCCTCGCGGCCCAGGCCCCCTGGCCAACGGTCGAGGCGGCTTTGCTGGTCGAGGACGAGATCACCCTGCCGGTCCAGATCAACGGCAAGAAGCGGGCGGACGTGACCGTGCCCCGCGACGCCGACGCGAAGGCCGTCGAGGCCGCGACCCTGGCGCTCGAGCCAGTCCAGAAGGTCCTCGAGGGGCGGGCGCCCCGGAAGGTCATCGTGGTGCCGGGCCGCATCGTGAATCTGGTGGTGTGA
- a CDS encoding YggS family pyridoxal phosphate-dependent enzyme, which produces MDVPKTEPAPSPVARPPVGEADVAAGLAEVRAGIVQAAEDCGRDPAGVQLIAVSKTVSAAGILPALEAGHRVFGENYVQESRAKWPDLKARYPDVELHLVGPLQSNKAREAVELFDVIHSVDRLSLAAALAKEIARAGRAPKLLIQVNTGDEPQKGGVAPDEVDGLLAACRDTHGLAIQGLMCVPPVEDPPSAHFALLARIAERHGLPILSMGMSADYPAAIQLGATHVRVGTAIFGARARKV; this is translated from the coding sequence ATGGATGTGCCGAAGACCGAGCCTGCCCCCTCCCCCGTCGCCCGGCCTCCGGTCGGCGAGGCCGACGTCGCGGCGGGTCTGGCCGAGGTGCGGGCCGGGATCGTGCAGGCCGCCGAGGATTGCGGGCGGGATCCCGCGGGCGTGCAGCTGATCGCGGTCTCGAAGACGGTATCCGCCGCGGGCATCCTGCCGGCGCTGGAGGCGGGCCACCGGGTCTTCGGCGAGAACTACGTGCAGGAATCCCGGGCCAAGTGGCCCGACCTCAAGGCGCGCTACCCGGATGTCGAGCTGCACCTCGTCGGCCCGCTCCAGTCCAACAAGGCCCGGGAGGCGGTCGAGTTGTTCGACGTGATCCATTCCGTGGATCGCCTCTCGCTCGCGGCGGCGCTCGCCAAGGAGATCGCCCGCGCCGGCCGGGCACCGAAGCTCCTGATCCAGGTGAACACCGGCGACGAGCCGCAGAAGGGCGGGGTCGCACCGGACGAGGTCGACGGGCTCCTCGCCGCCTGCCGCGACACCCACGGCCTCGCGATCCAGGGCCTGATGTGCGTGCCGCCCGTCGAGGACCCGCCCTCAGCCCACTTCGCCCTGCTGGCGCGGATCGCGGAGCGGCACGGTCTACCGATCCTCTCGATGGGCATGAGCGCCGACTACCCGGCGGCGATCCAGCTCGGCGCGACCCATGTCCGGGTCGGCACGGCGATCTTCGGCGCCCGCGCCCGCAAGGTCTGA
- a CDS encoding MarR family winged helix-turn-helix transcriptional regulator, translating to MKKAGRLRLIPSPCHCLGVRQAARHMTLLYDRHLAEIGLRATQFSVLMVLDQAGPLAVNELALFLVLDRTATGRALRPLSRDGLVEIGPGHDGRTRALTLTEAGRVKLEAAYIIWKRAQDEFEAQYGGVTEAEALRLSLARVIGRA from the coding sequence GTGAAGAAGGCCGGTCGCTTGCGGCTGATTCCGAGCCCCTGCCACTGCCTCGGCGTCCGGCAGGCCGCCCGGCACATGACGCTCCTCTACGACCGCCACCTCGCCGAGATCGGGCTGCGGGCGACGCAGTTCTCCGTGCTGATGGTGCTCGATCAGGCGGGGCCGCTCGCGGTGAACGAACTCGCGCTGTTCCTGGTGCTCGACCGGACCGCCACCGGGCGCGCCCTGCGCCCGCTGTCCCGCGACGGCCTCGTGGAGATCGGGCCGGGCCACGACGGGCGCACCCGGGCGCTCACCCTCACGGAGGCGGGCCGCGTCAAGCTGGAGGCGGCCTACATCATCTGGAAGCGCGCTCAGGACGAGTTCGAGGCGCAGTACGGCGGTGTCACCGAGGCCGAGGCCCTGCGCCTGTCGCTCGCCCGGGTCATCGGGCGGGCCTGA
- a CDS encoding L,D-transpeptidase family protein, with protein sequence MKPTRPARAPTVSTTLRTLRVRAGSGDRRRGQILVPGGAIPCALGAAGIVRAKREGDGGSPRGSFRLLGGAYRHDRLGLRPVTALKLRRTGPQDGWCDDPRDRRYNRPIRLPAPGVNHERMWRDDGLYDVVIDLDYNRGPIRPRRGSAIFLHVARPGFRPTEGCVALRLPDLLRLLRRVGPHTRLRIV encoded by the coding sequence ATGAAACCGACCCGCCCGGCACGCGCGCCGACCGTGTCAACGACCCTGAGGACGCTGCGGGTGCGGGCCGGGTCCGGGGACCGGCGGCGTGGCCAGATCCTGGTGCCCGGCGGTGCGATACCCTGCGCGCTCGGCGCGGCCGGGATCGTGCGTGCCAAGCGCGAGGGGGACGGCGGCTCGCCCCGCGGCAGCTTCCGCCTGCTCGGCGGCGCCTACCGGCACGACCGGCTCGGCCTTCGTCCCGTCACCGCCCTGAAGCTGCGCCGGACCGGACCGCAGGACGGCTGGTGCGACGACCCGCGCGACCGGCGCTACAACCGGCCGATCCGCCTGCCCGCGCCGGGGGTGAACCACGAGCGGATGTGGCGCGACGACGGCCTCTACGACGTGGTGATCGATCTCGACTACAATCGCGGCCCGATCCGCCCGCGCCGGGGTTCGGCGATCTTCCTCCACGTCGCCCGGCCGGGCTTCCGCCCGACCGAGGGCTGCGTCGCCCTGCGGTTGCCGGACCTGCTCCGGCTGCTCCGTCGGGTCGGGCCGCACACACGTTTGCGGATCGTCTGA
- a CDS encoding response regulator transcription factor translates to MNAYRLLICDDDAILRETLTEQFDAYDEFTVVAVAGAAAAVEAVAEHRIDLAVMDVGLPDMDGREAVRQMRRNGYRGPVVMLTGQDSEEDTVEGLEAGANDYVTKPFKFGILLARIRAHLRSHEASEDAVFQIGPYTFRPGAKLLVGERGSKLKLTEKETAILRFLYRAGREVVGRDTLLAEVWGYNAHVTTHTLETHIYRLRQKIEPNPATAAILVTEAGGYKLLP, encoded by the coding sequence ATGAACGCCTACCGCCTCCTGATCTGCGACGACGACGCGATCCTGCGGGAGACTCTGACCGAGCAGTTCGACGCCTACGATGAGTTCACGGTCGTGGCCGTCGCGGGCGCGGCCGCCGCGGTCGAGGCCGTCGCCGAGCACCGGATCGATCTCGCGGTGATGGATGTCGGCCTGCCCGACATGGACGGGCGTGAGGCCGTGCGCCAGATGCGCCGCAACGGCTATCGCGGTCCCGTCGTGATGCTGACGGGCCAGGATTCGGAGGAGGACACGGTCGAGGGCCTGGAGGCCGGCGCCAACGACTACGTCACCAAGCCCTTCAAGTTCGGCATCCTGCTCGCCCGCATCCGGGCGCACCTGCGCAGCCACGAGGCTTCCGAGGACGCCGTCTTCCAGATCGGCCCCTACACCTTTCGGCCGGGCGCCAAGCTGCTGGTCGGCGAGCGCGGCTCGAAGCTGAAGCTCACCGAGAAGGAGACCGCGATCCTGCGCTTCCTCTACCGGGCCGGCCGCGAGGTGGTGGGACGCGACACGCTGCTCGCCGAGGTCTGGGGCTACAACGCCCACGTCACCACGCACACCCTGGAAACCCACATCTACCGCCTGCGCCAGAAGATCGAGCCGAACCCCGCGACCGCCGCGATCCTCGTGACCGAGGCCGGCGGCTACAAGCTGCTGCCCTGA